The Shewanella sp. MTB7 genome includes a window with the following:
- a CDS encoding response regulator transcription factor, translating into MIRVLLIEDDRDLAETLLQLMELAHMQPDHASHGLSGLALARTNHYDVLVVDVGLPKLDGYSLCRQLRTLGNDTPVLFLTAFGLIDDKLAGFASGGDDYLTKPFDNRELIARIQALAGRRSSLSKRLNVASLIMDCEQQTVAYQEQTLVLTPACYTLLEVLMRASPEVVSKHTLENALWGDELPSSNVLKAHLYYLRRALTKVQAAELLHTIAGKGWALRPQTI; encoded by the coding sequence ATGATCCGTGTTTTGCTCATTGAAGATGATCGCGATCTCGCTGAAACCCTTCTGCAATTAATGGAGCTTGCTCATATGCAACCCGATCATGCTAGTCATGGTTTGTCGGGATTAGCCCTAGCCCGCACCAACCACTACGATGTCCTCGTTGTCGATGTCGGCCTGCCTAAACTTGATGGCTATTCACTTTGTAGACAGCTTAGAACCTTAGGCAACGATACTCCGGTATTATTCTTAACTGCATTTGGGCTAATCGACGATAAGTTGGCAGGTTTTGCATCTGGCGGTGACGATTACCTCACTAAACCATTTGATAACCGAGAGTTAATAGCACGAATACAGGCATTGGCAGGAAGACGCAGTAGCCTGTCTAAACGGCTAAATGTGGCAAGTTTAATCATGGATTGCGAGCAACAAACCGTTGCCTATCAAGAACAAACGTTAGTGTTAACGCCAGCTTGTTACACCTTGTTAGAAGTCTTGATGCGTGCAAGCCCTGAAGTAGTATCAAAACACACATTAGAAAATGCCTTGTGGGGTGATGAACTGCCTAGTAGCAATGTACTTAAAGCACACTTGTATTATTTACGACGTGCGCTGACAAAAGTACAAGCAGCAGAGCTGCTTCATACCATCGCAGGTAAAGGTTGGGCTTTACGCCCCCAAACAATATGA
- a CDS encoding sensor histidine kinase: protein MMKSRNSLTTLLLGGSGFILLLLVLCYTLWARENYFRALDTSFSINMYKAQELINRNGYEAVEPGLEIIDTRLIHDYEDLPKSIRLAYPESAMIAGKHFYATDIDVDTSIQNDYFVYAARYLNNKSYYLLQEYKESETPSYWDIADSQLQQIWIVSIIVTFVLIIFIILGFRYLTKPVYKLNTWSKQLSSDDLNKPIPSFAYRELDMLATQILERLREIDAISQRESQFLQYASHELRTPIAVIKSNAELLEQLIPAKNLPALERIARASNTMQHLTETLLWLTRKEIEQPASSVFQLDTLINELIEEHSYLLKGKNVELRVVLRPIAVSLPHTLVRILIANLIRNAMQHIDEGLILIHLQQQELVITNQGIILEDTTAKQSGRDGFGLGLRLVQQISQQCHWDFTVAVKPECYMANINFAPSPLDKA, encoded by the coding sequence ATGATGAAGTCACGCAATAGTTTAACGACCTTGCTATTAGGAGGTAGCGGATTCATCTTGCTACTACTCGTTCTCTGCTATACCCTTTGGGCAAGAGAAAACTACTTTCGTGCACTCGATACCTCATTCAGTATCAATATGTATAAAGCCCAAGAGCTCATCAATAGAAATGGCTATGAGGCCGTAGAGCCAGGCTTAGAAATCATCGACACGCGGCTTATACACGATTATGAGGATCTCCCAAAAAGTATACGCTTAGCGTATCCAGAATCAGCAATGATCGCGGGGAAGCATTTTTATGCTACTGACATCGATGTTGATACGAGCATTCAAAATGATTATTTTGTTTATGCGGCGAGATACCTCAATAATAAATCCTATTACCTGCTGCAAGAGTACAAAGAATCCGAGACACCTAGCTATTGGGATATCGCTGATTCACAGCTGCAACAAATTTGGATCGTGTCCATTATTGTCACATTTGTGTTGATCATCTTCATCATTCTCGGCTTTCGCTATTTGACGAAACCGGTATATAAACTCAATACATGGTCCAAGCAATTAAGCAGTGACGACCTCAATAAGCCCATCCCCTCTTTTGCCTATCGAGAGCTCGATATGCTGGCAACACAAATTCTTGAGCGTTTACGCGAAATCGATGCGATCTCTCAACGTGAGTCACAATTTTTACAATATGCTAGCCATGAACTAAGAACACCCATTGCGGTAATAAAAAGTAATGCCGAGTTACTAGAGCAACTGATCCCAGCTAAAAACTTGCCAGCACTAGAACGTATCGCGCGCGCGAGTAATACCATGCAGCACCTAACTGAGACACTGTTATGGTTGACTCGTAAAGAGATAGAGCAACCCGCATCAAGCGTATTTCAACTCGACACGCTGATCAACGAGCTCATTGAAGAACACAGCTACTTGCTTAAAGGTAAAAATGTTGAGCTGCGCGTAGTGTTGCGGCCCATTGCGGTTTCACTGCCCCACACCTTAGTACGTATCCTCATTGCAAACCTCATTCGCAATGCCATGCAGCATATTGATGAAGGGCTGATTTTAATCCATCTGCAACAGCAAGAATTAGTCATTACGAATCAAGGCATTATTTTAGAGGACACGACGGCAAAGCAAAGTGGCCGTGATGGTTTTGGTTTGGGTCTAAGGCTGGTACAACAGATTAGTCAGCAATGCCATTGGGACTTTACCGTTGCAGTTAAACCGGAATGCTATATGGCCAATATAAACTTTGCACCATCGCCATTAGATAAAGCGTAA
- a CDS encoding type II secretion system protein yields MKLNRSQLGFTLIELVVVIIILGILSVIAAPKLLSLSSEAQTASLKAIAASIESMNKIVHSKTQLDGIDDRNDCDGICNNNPNWDSNIGYFFIEVSGSRLYVTNGYPKATGTSNSNTIVEDNYKTVMGLSDNDFVFGTDSNGSFAIVPKKYESKLVQIRNGEFQCHIQYHVQGGTPSSYVRTFYRQLLIF; encoded by the coding sequence GTGAAATTAAACAGAAGTCAGCTAGGTTTTACCTTAATTGAATTGGTCGTCGTCATTATCATTTTGGGGATATTAAGTGTCATAGCTGCACCCAAGCTCCTGTCACTCTCCAGTGAAGCTCAGACTGCTAGCTTGAAAGCTATCGCAGCCTCTATCGAATCGATGAATAAAATAGTACACAGTAAGACTCAACTAGATGGCATTGATGATAGAAATGACTGTGATGGCATCTGTAACAACAACCCCAACTGGGATAGTAATATAGGTTACTTTTTTATTGAGGTTTCAGGCTCGCGCCTGTATGTAACCAATGGCTATCCAAAAGCAACTGGCACCTCAAACTCAAATACGATAGTAGAAGATAATTATAAAACAGTCATGGGGCTGTCTGACAATGATTTCGTGTTCGGGACTGACTCAAATGGCTCTTTTGCCATCGTGCCTAAGAAATATGAAAGTAAACTAGTACAAATACGCAATGGAGAGTTTCAATGCCATATTCAATACCATGTTCAAGGCGGAACCCCTAGCAGTTATGTCCGCACCTTTTACCGACAACTGCTAATTTTTTAA
- a CDS encoding peroxiredoxin family protein, protein MMKLLKSVLLLILLSGTSLAAEVLNMAPDFTLADPQGKMHSLAEYNGKPLILHFWATWCPYCKKLQPGLDSIADTYEDTDLQVLGISFNEDEGAMPGETLKKRGIDFPTLVKGEEAAKRYGVPGTPTTVYINRAGEIVWVTNISDPNDPSLNAAAEFILKN, encoded by the coding sequence ATGATGAAACTGTTGAAAAGTGTATTACTGTTGATTTTATTGAGTGGAACAAGCCTAGCGGCGGAAGTGTTAAACATGGCGCCTGACTTTACCTTAGCCGACCCTCAAGGAAAGATGCACAGCTTAGCTGAATATAATGGCAAGCCACTTATCCTGCACTTTTGGGCCACTTGGTGCCCTTACTGTAAGAAGCTCCAACCGGGTCTGGACAGTATCGCTGACACCTATGAAGATACTGATCTGCAAGTGTTAGGTATTAGCTTCAATGAAGATGAAGGCGCGATGCCCGGTGAAACGCTTAAAAAGCGAGGAATAGACTTTCCAACCTTAGTTAAAGGAGAGGAGGCGGCAAAGCGCTATGGCGTCCCAGGAACGCCCACTACTGTGTATATCAATCGTGCAGGCGAAATTGTCTGGGTGACGAATATCTCAGACCCTAATGATCCTAGTTTGAATGCGGCTGCTGAATTTATTTTAAAAAATTAG
- a CDS encoding thymidine kinase — protein sequence MAQLYFYYSAMNAGKSTSLLQSSYNYRERGMNTLVMTASIDDRYGVGKVASRIGIETDAQVFGSADNLATMIGDVHKEQRMHCILIDEAQFLSKEQVKQLTYVVDILDIPVLCYGLKTDFQGELFTGSQYLLAWSDKLVELKTICHCGRKANMVVRLDGEGKPMREGEQVAIGGNESYESVCRKHFREFLWD from the coding sequence TTGGCGCAACTTTATTTTTACTACTCAGCCATGAATGCGGGTAAATCGACCTCTTTATTGCAGTCCTCTTATAACTATCGCGAACGCGGTATGAATACCTTAGTGATGACGGCATCCATCGATGACAGATATGGAGTGGGTAAAGTCGCATCAAGAATTGGTATCGAAACCGATGCACAAGTATTTGGTAGTGCAGATAATCTAGCGACCATGATTGGTGACGTTCATAAAGAACAGCGCATGCATTGCATATTGATTGATGAAGCACAGTTTCTTAGTAAGGAACAGGTTAAACAGTTAACCTATGTGGTGGATATTTTAGATATCCCAGTGCTCTGTTATGGCCTTAAAACCGATTTTCAGGGTGAGCTCTTTACCGGTAGCCAATACCTTTTAGCTTGGTCGGATAAACTTGTCGAGCTTAAAACCATCTGCCATTGTGGCCGAAAAGCAAATATGGTGGTTCGTCTCGATGGCGAAGGTAAGCCTATGCGTGAAGGTGAGCAGGTCGCGATTGGTGGTAACGAGAGCTATGAGTCAGTTTGCCGTAAACATTTCCGCGAATTCTTGTGGGACTAG
- a CDS encoding M3 family metallopeptidase, with protein sequence MQKTLLAAAISATLLLVGCSGTDTLNENTTSMVQVQNPLFVSSTLQYQAPDFNLIRDEHFKPALLQGIVEHYQQILTIANNPTAATFDNTIVAMEKSGELLDRTSTIFYNLASSNSNPTLRALQGEMAPKMAAHSDNINLNPALFKRIETIYNTRAKLSLSPEANRLVEKYHQRFIMAGAKLNDSEKKAIRALNEEQSTLTNEFAQRLMRLSKEIALIVEDKSKLAGLSQNAIRSAASDAKANGHEGKYQLNITNTTRQPVLTQLDNRELRQQVWEASSNRGLSGENETASLVSRLAQLRAERAKLLGYKSWSDYRLTPQMAKTPQAVYQMFGSMVPAVIANTQKEADDIQAMINKTGGNFELAPWDWAYYAELVRKDKYDLDEASIKPYFEFNRVLEDGVFYTLEKLYGVTLTLRPDLPVYHEDVKAYEMFDSDGTSMAIFYSDHFAREGKRGGAWMSSFVTQSTLLNNKPVVVNVMNIKKAPDGKPTFVSYDEVTTMFHEMGHGTHGMFSTVTYPSLSGTAVSRDFVEFPSTFEEDWAAHPQVLENYAKHYETGEAIPKALLDKLLKSRSFNQGFDTLEYMSAALLDLEWHSLKADMPLQDVATFEAAALKKHGVDLPAVPPRYRSTYFAHAFPGGYSSSYYAYMWSEILAADAYAYVQTQGGLNREIGMKYRKAIREVGNSVDPMDAYKAFRGQEPTTEALLKRRGLQTN encoded by the coding sequence ATGCAAAAAACATTACTAGCCGCAGCGATAAGTGCAACATTACTGCTTGTCGGTTGTTCAGGTACTGATACATTAAACGAAAATACCACCAGTATGGTCCAAGTTCAGAACCCGCTATTTGTGTCTAGCACACTCCAATATCAAGCACCTGACTTTAATCTTATTCGCGATGAGCATTTTAAACCGGCATTACTACAAGGGATCGTTGAGCATTATCAGCAAATTTTAACGATAGCCAATAACCCAACAGCCGCTACATTTGATAATACAATCGTCGCGATGGAAAAGAGTGGTGAACTGCTCGATCGAACCTCAACAATCTTCTACAACTTAGCCAGTTCCAACAGCAATCCCACGCTAAGGGCACTTCAAGGTGAGATGGCACCTAAGATGGCGGCTCACTCAGATAATATCAATCTAAACCCAGCGCTGTTTAAACGAATAGAAACCATTTATAACACCCGTGCTAAGCTTTCTCTATCACCTGAAGCAAACCGCTTAGTTGAGAAATACCATCAGCGCTTTATCATGGCGGGTGCAAAATTAAATGACAGCGAAAAAAAAGCAATACGCGCCCTCAACGAAGAGCAATCAACACTAACAAATGAGTTTGCTCAGCGCTTAATGAGACTAAGCAAAGAGATTGCCCTTATTGTAGAAGACAAGAGCAAACTGGCTGGCCTATCACAAAATGCGATACGTTCAGCGGCATCCGATGCCAAAGCCAATGGTCATGAAGGCAAGTACCAACTCAACATCACCAATACCACTCGTCAGCCAGTACTCACCCAACTCGATAATCGCGAGTTGCGTCAACAAGTATGGGAAGCCTCTTCAAACAGAGGATTAAGCGGTGAGAATGAAACCGCATCTCTGGTGTCGCGTCTGGCACAACTCAGAGCCGAACGAGCCAAACTGCTTGGCTACAAAAGCTGGTCCGATTATCGCTTAACGCCACAAATGGCCAAAACGCCACAAGCTGTCTATCAGATGTTTGGCTCTATGGTTCCAGCCGTTATAGCTAACACCCAGAAAGAAGCTGATGATATCCAAGCTATGATCAACAAAACCGGTGGTAATTTTGAACTCGCGCCCTGGGATTGGGCTTATTATGCCGAGCTGGTTCGTAAAGATAAGTATGACTTAGATGAAGCCTCGATTAAGCCCTATTTTGAATTTAATCGTGTACTCGAAGACGGGGTATTCTATACCCTTGAGAAGCTTTACGGCGTGACGTTAACACTCCGCCCAGATCTACCTGTGTACCATGAAGATGTCAAAGCCTATGAGATGTTCGACAGTGATGGCACTAGCATGGCTATCTTCTACTCAGATCACTTCGCACGCGAAGGCAAACGCGGCGGTGCTTGGATGAGCTCCTTTGTCACTCAATCTACGCTATTAAACAATAAGCCAGTTGTAGTCAACGTGATGAACATCAAAAAGGCACCAGATGGCAAGCCTACCTTTGTTAGCTATGATGAAGTAACCACCATGTTCCATGAGATGGGTCATGGTACCCATGGCATGTTCTCTACCGTCACCTACCCTAGTCTCTCTGGAACCGCGGTCTCAAGGGATTTTGTTGAATTTCCATCGACATTTGAAGAAGATTGGGCTGCTCACCCTCAAGTACTTGAAAATTATGCTAAGCATTATGAAACTGGTGAAGCAATACCAAAAGCACTGCTAGATAAGCTACTAAAATCACGCAGCTTTAACCAAGGCTTCGACACTCTGGAATATATGTCTGCCGCCCTACTCGACTTAGAGTGGCACTCTCTTAAAGCGGATATGCCACTGCAAGATGTTGCTACATTTGAGGCGGCTGCACTTAAGAAACACGGAGTGGACTTACCGGCAGTGCCACCTCGTTATAGATCTACCTATTTTGCTCACGCATTCCCTGGTGGATACTCGTCAAGCTATTATGCCTACATGTGGAGTGAGATCTTAGCAGCCGATGCCTATGCTTACGTGCAGACCCAAGGTGGGCTAAATCGCGAAATAGGCATGAAATATCGTAAAGCGATCCGAGAGGTAGGTAACAGTGTTGATCCTATGGATGCCTACAAGGCGTTCAGAGGTCAAGAGCCGACCACCGAAGCACTGCTTAAGCGCCGTGGTTTACAGACTAACTAA
- a CDS encoding Na+/H+ antiporter NhaC family protein, whose translation MTTLSYADSALSLLPPVVAILLAIVTRRVLLSLGVGIILGAVLITDFSAVDTGQYLAKQVTGLFWDDGSLNSWNLYLLGFLVLLGMITALITVSGAAKAFADWARTKIRNKRDAKLLTMFLGCVVFIDDYFNSLVVGSVARPLTDRYYISRCKLAYLLDSTAAPICVISPVSSWGAYIIALIGGILTAHGFTDSGHLSVFIQMIPMNFYAIFALLLLFCVAFMGLDIGPMRQQELNAQKGHLYDESKGLPPGANSDLPEADNGKILGLFLPISVLVAATFYFMVSSGSDALAAKGAEFSLIGAFENTDVASSLFFGAAIGLVSTIILVISQGLEKSYIIKGIITGARSMLPAIYILLFAWTIAGVIGHMETGKYMASLATGNIPFALLPAVLFVLAGFTAFSTGTSWGTFGIMLPIAADMAMGTHSSMMLPMLASVLAGAVFGDHCSPISDTTILSSTGANCHHMDHVMTQLPYALIVAVISLVGYTVLGFTESVLAGFVTCSVLLVLTVIALKIKVNRRAV comes from the coding sequence ATGACAACTTTAAGTTACGCCGATTCGGCTCTTTCATTGCTGCCCCCTGTGGTTGCAATCTTGCTGGCAATTGTGACTCGTCGCGTTTTGCTCTCTTTAGGTGTTGGAATAATATTAGGGGCGGTACTGATCACCGATTTTTCTGCCGTCGATACCGGACAATACCTAGCCAAACAAGTGACAGGTCTTTTTTGGGATGATGGAAGTCTCAATAGCTGGAATCTGTATCTATTAGGCTTTCTAGTATTACTGGGGATGATCACAGCACTTATTACAGTGAGTGGCGCAGCCAAGGCGTTTGCCGATTGGGCCAGAACTAAGATCCGCAATAAGCGTGATGCTAAGTTGCTGACCATGTTCTTGGGTTGTGTTGTTTTTATTGATGACTACTTCAATAGTTTGGTCGTTGGTAGTGTCGCCAGACCACTGACTGACAGATACTATATCTCTCGCTGTAAATTGGCTTATCTGCTCGATTCAACAGCGGCGCCTATCTGTGTGATCTCTCCCGTTTCAAGTTGGGGCGCTTATATTATCGCTTTGATTGGCGGTATTTTAACGGCCCATGGTTTTACCGATTCAGGTCATCTGAGTGTGTTTATTCAGATGATCCCGATGAACTTCTACGCTATCTTCGCTCTGTTATTACTGTTTTGTGTTGCCTTTATGGGTCTCGATATTGGCCCTATGCGTCAACAAGAACTTAATGCACAAAAAGGCCATCTGTATGATGAGTCTAAAGGTCTACCACCTGGCGCGAACTCAGATCTACCGGAAGCGGATAATGGCAAGATTTTAGGCTTGTTTCTGCCTATATCTGTACTAGTTGCCGCGACCTTCTACTTTATGGTGTCTAGTGGCAGTGATGCCTTAGCTGCTAAAGGTGCTGAGTTTTCACTTATCGGTGCTTTTGAAAATACCGATGTGGCTTCCTCTCTCTTTTTTGGTGCTGCGATTGGTCTGGTATCAACCATAATTCTGGTCATTAGCCAAGGATTAGAGAAGTCATACATCATCAAAGGCATCATCACTGGTGCGCGCTCTATGTTACCCGCCATCTATATTCTGCTATTCGCTTGGACGATTGCGGGTGTGATTGGTCATATGGAAACAGGTAAGTATATGGCGAGCCTGGCAACTGGCAACATTCCGTTTGCGCTGCTTCCTGCTGTCCTGTTTGTGCTTGCTGGTTTTACGGCTTTCTCGACAGGCACAAGCTGGGGAACCTTTGGTATTATGTTACCTATTGCTGCCGATATGGCCATGGGCACTCACTCTAGCATGATGCTGCCTATGCTCGCATCTGTACTTGCTGGAGCGGTATTTGGCGACCATTGTTCACCTATCTCAGACACCACTATCCTGTCGTCAACTGGTGCTAACTGTCATCATATGGACCATGTAATGACCCAGCTGCCTTATGCTTTGATTGTGGCTGTGATAAGCCTTGTGGGTTATACCGTTCTTGGGTTTACTGAGTCAGTACTTGCTGGTTTTGTTACCTGTAGCGTGTTGCTCGTACTCACTGTTATAGCGCTTAAGATTAAGGTTAATCGCAGAGCGGTATAA
- a CDS encoding electron transfer flavoprotein subunit alpha/FixB family protein: MAILVLAEHDNTSLKLDTAKVVACAQAIGGDVDILVAGHDCSVVVEAAQKLSGVRQVLVADNAAYVNHLADNLSELIIDIASGYEHILAAASSQGKDTLPRVSALLDVAQLSEVIEVVSADTFVRPIYAGNALATVQSLDDKKVMTVRTSAFDAVGNDGAATVISIEKVADSLSQFISQSLTKSERPELGAASIVVSGGRGLGSGENFAILEQLADKLGGALGASRAAVDAGFVPNDLQVGQTGKIVAPDLYIAVGISGAIQHLAGMKDSKVIVAINKDPEAPIFQIADYGLEADLFEAVPQLIELV; the protein is encoded by the coding sequence ATGGCAATTTTAGTATTAGCAGAACATGATAATACCAGTTTAAAACTGGACACAGCTAAAGTGGTTGCCTGTGCTCAGGCGATTGGTGGTGACGTCGATATCTTAGTCGCGGGTCATGATTGCAGTGTTGTGGTTGAGGCCGCACAGAAACTTTCAGGTGTTAGGCAGGTGTTGGTGGCAGATAATGCCGCCTATGTTAACCATTTAGCAGATAACTTGTCTGAACTTATTATCGATATCGCTTCTGGTTATGAGCACATTCTTGCCGCGGCTTCTAGCCAAGGAAAAGACACATTACCGAGAGTATCGGCACTATTAGATGTTGCACAGCTGTCTGAAGTGATTGAAGTCGTGAGCGCAGATACCTTTGTTCGTCCAATCTACGCGGGCAATGCTTTGGCTACAGTGCAGAGTTTAGATGATAAGAAAGTGATGACGGTTCGTACCAGTGCATTTGATGCGGTCGGTAACGATGGCGCTGCCACTGTGATTTCTATTGAGAAAGTCGCAGATTCATTGTCACAGTTTATCTCTCAAAGTCTGACTAAATCAGAGCGTCCTGAACTTGGCGCCGCTTCTATTGTGGTTTCGGGTGGTCGTGGGCTCGGCAGTGGTGAGAACTTCGCTATTCTCGAACAGCTTGCTGATAAGCTAGGTGGTGCTTTAGGTGCATCTCGTGCCGCTGTGGATGCCGGATTTGTGCCCAATGATCTGCAGGTTGGTCAAACCGGTAAGATAGTTGCGCCAGATCTCTATATCGCCGTGGGTATCTCTGGGGCTATTCAGCATTTGGCTGGAATGAAAGATTCAAAGGTCATCGTAGCGATTAACAAAGATCCTGAAGCACCAATTTTCCAGATCGCCGATTATGGTTTGGAAGCTGATCTGTTTGAGGCTGTGCCTCAGCTAATTGAGTTAGTTTAA
- a CDS encoding electron transfer flavoprotein subunit beta/FixA family protein translates to MKVLVPVKRVVDANVKVRVNADNTGVDTANLKMAINPFCEIAVEEAVRLKEAGIATEVVVVTVGPKASQEQLRTAMALGADRGIHIETDEELVPLSIAKLLHSVQKKEQAQLILLGKQSIDGDNNQTGQMLAALAKMPQATFASVVTVEGDTLSVTREIDGGSQIVTMPLPAVVSVDLRLNEPRYAKLPNIMKAKRKPLETMTIEDLGVSLKSHQNIVKVSPPSERQAGVMVASVAELVEKLKNEAKVI, encoded by the coding sequence ATGAAAGTATTGGTGCCTGTTAAGCGCGTCGTCGATGCTAATGTAAAAGTCAGAGTAAACGCTGATAATACTGGTGTTGATACCGCAAACTTGAAGATGGCGATTAACCCTTTTTGTGAGATCGCAGTAGAAGAAGCGGTTCGTTTAAAAGAAGCTGGGATCGCGACTGAAGTGGTTGTGGTTACAGTCGGGCCTAAAGCGTCGCAAGAGCAGCTACGAACTGCGATGGCACTTGGTGCCGATCGAGGCATCCATATTGAAACTGATGAAGAGCTCGTTCCTCTCTCTATTGCTAAGTTACTTCATAGCGTGCAGAAAAAAGAGCAGGCTCAACTTATTTTACTCGGTAAGCAATCTATTGACGGTGATAACAATCAAACTGGTCAGATGCTTGCGGCGCTGGCTAAGATGCCCCAGGCAACATTTGCGTCTGTCGTTACCGTTGAAGGGGATACTTTATCGGTTACCCGTGAGATAGATGGCGGCTCACAGATTGTCACTATGCCTCTTCCAGCCGTGGTGAGCGTTGATTTGCGTTTGAACGAGCCGCGTTATGCCAAACTTCCGAATATTATGAAGGCCAAACGCAAGCCGCTTGAGACGATGACAATTGAAGATTTAGGCGTTAGCTTGAAATCTCATCAAAACATTGTGAAAGTATCACCTCCGTCTGAGCGTCAGGCTGGTGTGATGGTTGCTTCGGTGGCAGAGCTGGTTGAAAAGTTGAAAAATGAAGCGAAGGTGATCTAA
- a CDS encoding H-NS histone family protein encodes MNDFLEILTHGRRFKAAVKELSVEDLNELAAKLEKIITERASQAEAENAAMAERNAQIDEIRKQMEAVGLSIDDLGSTAVKAAPKKRAPRPAKYTIVDVNGETVTWTGQGRMPTVFKNELDKGRDMDAFLI; translated from the coding sequence ATGAATGATTTTCTTGAAATACTAACTCATGGCCGTCGTTTTAAAGCAGCTGTCAAAGAACTATCTGTTGAAGACTTAAATGAATTAGCCGCTAAACTTGAAAAAATTATCACGGAAAGAGCATCTCAAGCTGAAGCTGAGAATGCAGCAATGGCAGAGCGTAATGCTCAAATTGATGAGATCCGTAAACAAATGGAAGCTGTTGGCTTATCAATTGATGATTTAGGTTCTACTGCTGTTAAAGCTGCACCTAAGAAACGCGCACCACGTCCAGCTAAATATACCATTGTTGATGTTAATGGCGAGACTGTTACTTGGACTGGTCAAGGCCGTATGCCAACTGTATTTAAGAATGAGCTTGATAAAGGTCGTGACATGGATGCTTTCCTAATCTAA